The following are from one region of the Gossypium hirsutum isolate 1008001.06 chromosome D03, Gossypium_hirsutum_v2.1, whole genome shotgun sequence genome:
- the LOC107950561 gene encoding cellulose synthase-like protein D3, with product MASKSFKGTRSSLSISSDATESQKPPIPPTVTFGRRTSSGRYVSYSRDDLDSELSSSDFMNYTVHIPPTPDNQPMDPSISQKVEEQYVSNSLFTGGFNSVTRAHLMDKVIESEANHPQMAGAKGSSCAVPGCDAKIMSDERGADILPCECDFKICRDCYIDAVKSGDGLCPGCKEPYKNTDLDEAAVDNSSRPLPLLPPATMSKMERRLSLMKSMKSGLMRSQTGDFDHNRWLFETRGTYGYGNAIWPKDGNIGNGKDDEVAEPTELMNKPWRPLTRKLKIPAAVLSPYRLLIFLRIVVLGLFLAWRVNHPNNDAIWLWGMSVVCEIWFAFSWLLDQLPKLCPINRSTDLNVLKDKFETPTLNNPTGKSDLPGIDVFVSTADPEKEPPLVTANTILSILAADYPVEKLACYVSDDGGALLTFEAMAEAASFANIWVPFCRKHNIEPRNPESYFNLKRDPYKNKVKPDFVKDRRRVKREYDEFKVRINGLPDSIRRRSDAFHAREEIKAMKLQRQNREDEPVEAVKIPKATWMADGTHWPGTWLNPANEHSRGDHAGIIQVMLKPPSDEPLHGTADDRLIDLTDVDIRLPLLVYVSREKRPGYDHNKKAGAMNALVRASAIMSNGPFILNLDCDHYIYNSQAMREGMCFMMDRGGDRICYVQFPQRFEGIDPSDRYANNNTVFFDVNMRALDGLMGPVYVGTGCLFRRVALYGFDPPRSKEHHPGCCSCCFFGRNKKHSSMAHSPEENRALRMGDSDDEEMNLSLLPKRFGNSTFLIDSIPVAEFQGRPLADHPAVKNGRPPGALTIPRELLDASTVAEAISVISCWYEDKTEWGHRVGWIYGSVTEDVVTGYRMHNRGWRSVYCVTKRDAFRGTAPINLTDRLHQVLRWATGSVEIFFSRNNALLASPRMKILQRIAYLNVGIYPFTSIFLIVYCFLPALSLFSGQFIVQTLNVTFLTYLLIITVTLCLLAVLEIKWSGIELEEWWRNEQFWLIGGTSAHLAAVLQGLLKVIAGIEISFTLTSKSAGDDLDDEFADLYVVKWTSLMIPPITIMMVNLIAIAVGFSRTIYSVIPQWSRLLGGVFFSFWVLAHLYPFAKGLMGRRGRTPTIVFVWSGLMAITISLLWVAINPPSTTNQIGGSFQFP from the exons ATGGCTTCAAAGTCTTTTAAAGGGACCCGATCTTCTTTGTCGATCTCCTCTGATGCAACTGAGTCGCAGAAGCCTCCTATACCTCCAACTGTGACATTTGGCCGGAGAACATCCTCGGGTCGTTATGTCAGCTATTCAAGGGATGATCTTGATAGTGAGCTTAGTAGCAGCGATTTCATGAACTACACAGTGCATATACCCCCAACCCCTGACAACCAACCCATGGACCCTTCTATTTCTCAGAAGGTTGAAGAGCAATATGTATCGAATTCGCTTTTTACTGGTGGATTCAATAGTGTTACACGAGCTCACCTTATGGACAAGGTGATAGAATCTGAAGCAAACCATCCACAGATGGCTGGTGCAAAAGGCTCTTCCTGTGCTGTTCCTGGCTGTGATGCAAAGATAATGAGTGATGAACGTGGTGCGGATATTCTCCCTTGTGAGTGTGATTTCAAAATTTGTCGGGATTGTTACATTGATGCTGTGAAATCAGGGGATGGATTATGCCCTGGATGTAAGGAACCATATAAGAACACAGATCTGGATGAAGCAGCAGTGGATAATAGTTCCAGGCCACTTCCACTTCTGCCCCCTGCTACAATGTCCAAAATGGAGAGGAGGTTGTCTTTAATGAAATCAATGAAGTCAGGGCTGATGAGGAGTCAAACTGGAGATTTCGATCACAATCGTTGGCTGTTTGAGACTAGAGGGACATATGGTTATGGCAATGCTATATGGCCAAAGGATGGTAATATAGGTAATGGTAAAGATGATGAAGTTGCTGAGCCAACAGAATTGATGAATAAACCGTGGAGGCCACTTACTCGGAAATTAAAAATACCAGCAGCTGTTCTCAGCCCATACCG GCTTCTGATATTTTTGCGAATTGTTGTCCTTGGGTTGTTTTTGGCTTGGAGGGTGAACCATCCAAACAATGATGCTATTTGGCTATGGGGAATGTCTGTGGTTTGTGAAATTTGGTTTGCTTTTTCATGGCTTCTTGACCAACTGCCCAAGCTCTGCCCCATCAATCGTTCTACAGACCTTAACGTGTTGAAGGACAAATTTGAAACACCAACCCTTAACAACCCTACTGGTAAATCTGACCTTCCAGGCATAGATGTCTTTGTCTCTACTGCAGATCCCGAGAAAGAACCACCACTTGTCACTGCAAACACTATCTTGTCAATTCTAGCAGCGGATTACCCTGTTGAAAAACTTGCTTGTTATGTTTCTGATGATGGAGGAGCACTTTTAACTTTTGAGGCCATGGCTGAAGCAGCAAGTTTTGCTAATATATGGGTTCCATTTTGCCGTAAACATAACATTGAACCCAGGAATCCAGAATCTTACTTCAATCTTAAGAGGGATCCTTACAAGAACAAAGTCAAACCAGATTTTGTCAAGGACCGCCGACGAGTTAAACGTGAGTATGATGAATTCAAAGTCCGTATCAATGGTTTGCCAGACTCCATACGCCGTAGGTCTGATGCATTTCACGCAAGGGAGGAAATCAAGGCAATGAAGCTGCAGAGACAGAATAGGGAAGATGAACCTGTAGAGGCTGTGAAGATTCCAAAAGCCACATGGATGGCTGATGGAACTCATTGGCCTGGGACTTGGTTAAATCCAGCTAATGAGCACTCCCGGGGTGACCATGCTGGTATAATACAG GTGATGCTGAAACCACCCAGTGATGAACCATTACACGGAACTGCTGATGATAGGCTCATTGATCTAACTGATGTTGATATTCGTCTCCCTTTGCTTGTCTATGTTTCTCGTGAGAAGCGCCCAGGCTATGACCACAACAAGAAGGCAGGTGCCATGAATGCCCTTGTTCGGGCATCTGCAATTATGTCTAATGGCCCATTCATCCTGAACCTTGACTGCGATCACTATATCTACAACTCTCAGGCAATGAGGGAAGGCATGTGCTTCATGATGGATCGAGGAGGTGATCGCATTTGTTATGTCCAGTTCCCTCAAAGGTTTGAGGGGATTGACCCTTCTGATCGCTATGCCAATAACAATACTGTTTTCTTTGATGTAAACATGCGAGCCCTTGATGGTCTTATGGGCCCTGTCTACGTCGGAACTGGATGCCTCTTTCGGAGGGTTGCCCTTTATGGCTTTGACCCACCTCGATCGAAAGAACACCACCCTGGTTGCTGCAGCTGCTGCTTTTTTGGTCGTAACAAGAAGCATTCCTCAATGGCACACAGCCCTGAGGAAAATCGTGCTCTGAGAATGGGTGATTCTGATGACGAGGAGATGAACCTGTCCCTGCTTCCAAAGAGGTTTGGGAACTCAACATTTCTCATTGATTCAATTCCTGTGGCCGAGTTTCAAGGTCGTCCCCTTGCAGATCATCCAGCTGTGAAGAATGGGCGCCCACCTGGTGCTCTCACCATTCCCCGTGAACTTCTTGATGCCTCGACAGTTGCAGAGGCAATCAGTGTCATTTCATGCTGGTATGAGGATAAGACTGAGTGGGGACACCGTGTTGGGTGGATTTATGGGTCTGTTACTGAAGATGTGGTCACAGGATATAGAATGCACAACAGAGGATGGAGATCAGTTTATTGTGTGACTAAGCGTGATGCATTCCGTGGAACTGCTCCAATCAATCTCACTGATAGGCTTCACCAAGTCTTGCGTTGGGCTACTGGTTCAGTTGAGATTTTCTTTTCCCGTAACAATGCTCTCCTAGCCAGTCCTAGAATGAAGATTCTACAGAGAATTGCCTATCTAAATGTTGGAATCTACCCCTTCACCTCCATTTTCTTGATTGTCTACTGTTTTCTCCCGGCACTTTCGTTGTTCTCTGGCCAGTTCATTGTCCAGACTCTCAACGTAACATTCCTTACTTACCTCCTCATCATAACAGTTACTCTTTGTTTACTAGCTGTGCTTGAAATTAAGTGGTCTGGCATTGAGTTAGAAGAGTGGTGGAGAAACGAGCAGTTTTGGTTGATCGGGGGGACAAGTGCTCATCTTGCTGCCGTGCTTCAGGGTCTGTTGAAAGTGATTGCTGGGATTGAGATTTCTTTCACCTTGACATCAAAATCAGCAGGAGATGACTTGGATGATGAGTTTGCTGATCTCTACGTAGTCAAATGGACATCCTTAATGATACCACCGATCACGATCATGATGGTCAACTTAATAGCAATAGCAGTCGGGTTCAGCCGAACAATTTACAGTGTTATCCCTCAGTGGAGTCGTCTACTAGGTGGAGTTTTCTTCAGCTTCTGGGTTCTGGCTCATCTCTATCCTTTTGCTAAAGGGCTGATGGGAAGAAGAGGGAGGACACCTACCATTGTGTTCGTATGGTCAGGTCTTATGGCCATCACCATATCCCTCCTTTGGGTTGCAATCAATCCCCCATCCACCACTAACCAAATTGGAGGATCATTCCAGTTCCCTTGA